A portion of the Aphelocoma coerulescens isolate FSJ_1873_10779 chromosome 1, UR_Acoe_1.0, whole genome shotgun sequence genome contains these proteins:
- the RPL24 gene encoding large ribosomal subunit protein eL24, which produces MKVELCSFSGYKIYPGHGRRYARTDGKVFQFLNAKCESAFLSKRNPRQINWTVLYRRKHKKGQSEEVQKKRTRRAVKFQRAITGASLAEIMAKRNQKPEVRKAQREQAIRAAKEAKKAKQATKKTAVSAAKAPTKAAPKQKIVKPVKVSAPRVGGKR; this is translated from the exons ATGAA GGTCGAGCTGTGCAGCTTCAGCGGGTACAAGATCTACCCGGGCCATGGCCGCCGCTACGCCCGCACTGACGGGAAG GTTTTTCAGTTCTTGAATGCAAAATGTGAGTCTGCATTCCTTTCCAAGAGAAACCCCCGTCAGATCAACTGGACTGTTCTGTACAGGCGTAAGCACAAGAAAGGACAGTCA GAAGAGGTCCAAAAGAAGCGCACGCGCCGTGCAGTGAAGTTTCAGAGAGCCATCACTGGTGCCTCTCTAGCTGAGATTATGGCCAAGCGAAACCAGAAGCCCGAAGTACGAAAGGCGCAGAGGGAGCAAGCTATTAG GGCTGCAAAGGAAGCCAAGAAGGCTAAGCAGGCAACCAAGAAAACAGCTGTTTCTGCTGCAAAG GCCCCTACAAAGGCAGCACCTAAGCAGAAGATTGTGAAACCAGTCAAGGTTTCTGCTCCCCGTGTTGGTGGAAAGCGCTAA